A part of Brassica rapa cultivar Chiifu-401-42 chromosome A05, CAAS_Brap_v3.01, whole genome shotgun sequence genomic DNA contains:
- the LOC103870669 gene encoding uncharacterized protein LOC103870669, producing the protein MVRRNAVHATSSLPSRLWWPQQRRKGKRAVVRLGNRRRGFLVGQPRTVVQRWRINIGKPMKMMRNIILGMISNGGNVKFLDSYLWSLPILRPQLFPLC; encoded by the coding sequence atGGTAAGAAGAAACGCAGTTCATGCCACTTCAAGTCTTCCGTCCAGGCTTTGGTGGCCGCAGCAACGAAGGAAAGGAAAAAGGGCCGTCGTGAGATTAGGAAACCGGCGACGAGGGTTCTTGGTGGGACAACCGCGGACGGTGGTGCAGAGATGGAGGATCAACATCGGAAAGCCGATGAAAATGATGAGAAATATCATTTTGGGAATGATCTCGAATGGTGGAAATGTTAAGTTCTTAGATTCTTATCTTTGGTCTTTACCTATTTTACGTCCTCAGTTGTTTCCACTATGCTGA
- the LOC103870668 gene encoding putative lipid-transfer protein DIR1 has translation MSLTFSNIFKTRKEVTKMNNSHVLKTVILIMVLVDSGLVEEATAHPCGRTFLSALIQLVPCRPSVAPFSTLSPNGLCCAAIKRLGQPCLCALSKGPPISGVDRALSLQLPGKCSANFPPCN, from the coding sequence ATGAGTCTCACCTTTTCAAACATTTTCAAAACTAGAAAAGAAGTTACTAAAATGAATAACTCACACGTTCTTAAAACAGTCATATTGATTATGGTTTTGGTCGATTCAGGCCTGGTCGAAGAGGCTACCGCACACCCATGTGGTCGAACATTTTTGTCGGCTTTGATTCAACTCGTGCCGTGTAGACCATCAGTCGCGCCGTTTAGCACATTGTCTCCGAACGGGCTATGTTGCGCTGCCATCAAGAGGCTTGGTCAACCTTGTCTATGTGCTCTTTCCAAGGGACCACCTATATCTGGCGTTGACCGCGCTCTCTCTCTCCAGTTACCTGGAAAATGTTCTGCTAATTTTCCTCCGTGTAACTAA
- the LOC103870667 gene encoding uncharacterized protein LOC103870667, with protein sequence MIPILQISILCFFLFAGISISSSSEEEETIYKILQDNGLPSGIFPKGVTEFTFDGETGRFSVYLNHSCDAKYETELRYDTNITGTLSSANVTDLSGISAQDLFLWFPVKGIRVDVPSSGLIYFDVGVVRKQYSLSVFETPRDCVAVRRENEVESSVLSLHQVDETLGRNVI encoded by the exons ATGATTCCTATCCTCCAAATCTCGATCCTTTGTTTCTTCCTCTTCGCCGGGATCTCGATCTCCTCTTCCTCAGAGGAGGAAGAGACTATATACAAGATCCTCCAGGACAACGGACTCCCGTCGGGGATATTCCCGAAAGGCGTGACGGAGTTCACCTTCGACGGCGAGACGGGACGGTTCTCCGTTTACTTGAACCACTCCTGCGATGCTAAGTACGAGACGGAGCTTCGCTACGACACGAACATCACGGGGACGCTGAGCTCTGCTAACGTGACTGATTTGTCGGGAATCTCGGCTCAGGATCTGTTCCTGTGGTTTCCGGTTAAAGGGATCCGTGTCGATGTCCCGAGCTCGGGGCTTATATACTTCGATGTTGGTGTCGTTCGGAAGCAGTACTCGTTGTCTGTGTTCGAGACGCCGCGAGATTGCGTCGCGGTTCGGCGTGAGAATGAG GTTGAATCTTCTGTGTTGTCATTGCATCAAGTAGATGAAACTCTTGGGAGAAACGTTATTTAG
- the LOC103870666 gene encoding 2Fe-2S ferredoxin: MATNLLKLSSQIRRLSPLTRSLTVRTSATSTGSKKVSDRIVKLSAIDADGDKKDIIGLSGQTLLRALTHTGLIDPLSHRLEDIDACSAECEVQIAEEWLEKLPPRTYDEEYVLKRNSRSRVLNKHSRLGCQVVLTQELQGMVVAVPEAKPWDIP; this comes from the coding sequence ATGGCGACGAATCTCCTGAAACTCTCCTCTCAAATCCGCCGCCTCTCTCCACTCACCAGATCCCTAACCGTCCGCACCTCCGCCACATCCACCGGATCGAAGAAAGTCTCCGATCGAATCGTCAAGCTCTCCGCGATCGACGCCGACGGAGACAAGAAGGACATCATCGGCCTCTCCGGCCAGACTCTCCTCCGCGCGCTCACCCACACCGGCCTGATCGATCCGCTGTCGCATCGCTTGGAGGATATCGACGCTTGCTCGGCCGAGTGCGAGGTCCAGATCGCTGAGGAATGGCTCGAGAAGCTTCCTCCGCGTACCTACGACGAGGAGTACGTGCTGAAGCGTAACTCGAGATCACGTGTGCTGAACAAGCACTCGCGTCTCGGGTGTCAGGTTGTGTTGACGCAGGAGCTTCAAGGTATGGTTGTGGCTGTCCCTGAAGCTAAGCCTTGGGATATCCCGTAA